From the Flavimarina sp. Hel_I_48 genome, one window contains:
- a CDS encoding proline dehydrogenase family protein, which translates to MLDNKIFEDTKTAFALKSDSELDRAYFLFKMISVQPLVKVGTAVTRFALNAKLPVEKLIRATVFDHFCGGVNVEDCSTTVEKMHTKNVHSVLDFSVEGEEEERLFDAAADKVCHVIEFSEDKKSMPFSVFKPTGFGRFEIFQKLSARQELTVSEEKEWKRIRNRFDRVCAKADEADIYLLIDAEESWMQDAADMLVEEMMEKYNKERAVVSNTIQCYRWDRMDYVKVLHQEAQKKNYKLGLKIVRGAYMEKERKRAEEMGYDSPICKDKSETDAHFNAVMAYNFEHLDDIWMFVGSHNEESNYLAMELMRQKEIPNNDPRVWFGQLYGMSDHISFNMAAEGFNVAKYLPFGPVKNVMPYLMRRAEENTSVAGQTNRELTLLQKERKRRD; encoded by the coding sequence ATGTTAGACAATAAGATTTTTGAAGATACTAAGACTGCATTTGCGCTAAAATCTGATAGTGAGCTTGATCGCGCATATTTTTTATTTAAAATGATTTCTGTACAACCACTGGTAAAAGTGGGTACAGCGGTGACCCGTTTTGCCCTTAATGCTAAATTGCCTGTCGAAAAACTAATACGCGCGACGGTTTTTGATCATTTCTGTGGGGGTGTAAATGTGGAAGACTGTAGTACTACCGTAGAGAAGATGCACACTAAAAATGTACATTCGGTATTGGATTTTTCAGTGGAAGGGGAAGAGGAAGAACGTCTTTTTGATGCGGCAGCAGATAAAGTCTGCCACGTTATTGAATTTTCGGAAGATAAAAAATCAATGCCGTTTTCGGTATTTAAACCTACCGGGTTCGGGCGTTTTGAAATCTTTCAGAAATTGAGCGCCCGTCAGGAATTGACTGTTTCCGAAGAGAAAGAATGGAAGCGGATCAGGAACCGTTTTGACCGTGTTTGCGCAAAAGCAGATGAGGCGGATATTTACCTGCTCATAGATGCAGAGGAGAGCTGGATGCAGGATGCAGCTGATATGCTCGTTGAGGAAATGATGGAAAAGTATAACAAGGAGCGTGCGGTCGTTTCAAATACCATACAATGCTATCGCTGGGATCGTATGGATTATGTAAAAGTTTTGCACCAGGAAGCTCAAAAGAAAAATTATAAGTTGGGCTTAAAGATTGTGCGCGGGGCATATATGGAAAAAGAACGCAAGCGTGCTGAAGAAATGGGCTATGATTCTCCAATTTGCAAAGATAAATCAGAGACAGATGCACATTTTAACGCAGTTATGGCCTATAATTTTGAACATCTGGATGACATCTGGATGTTTGTAGGCTCTCATAATGAGGAAAGCAATTATCTTGCAATGGAGCTAATGCGTCAAAAAGAAATCCCTAATAACGATCCCCGTGTATGGTTTGGTCAATTATATGGTATGAGCGATCATATAAGCTTTAATATGGCCGCGGAAGGTTTTAATGTGGCGAAATATCTCCCCTTTGGCCCTGTTAAAAATGTAATGCCCTATTTAATGCGAAGGGCAGAGGAAAATACTTCTGTTGCGGGACAAACAAACAGGGAACTCACCCTGTTACAGAAAGAACGCAAACGAAGGGATTAA
- a CDS encoding alanine dehydrogenase — protein MSSINLSNSPFTREELLPQEEKLEIQKKKGALFIGIPKENHFQEKRVCLTPDAVNALTSNGHRVLMESKAGIDAKFTDHHYSEAGAEITADTAKVFGCPMILKVEPPSLDELALMKPQTVLISALQLKTQSKEYFEALATKRITALAFEFIKDDDGTYPAVRALSEIAGTASVLLAAELMSAKGQGNGLMFGNISGVPPVEVVILGAGTVGEFATRSALGLGANVKVFDNSLTKLRNLQTNVGRTIYTSTVQPKNLLKALRRCDVAIGAVRGRDRAPIVVPEHMVEYMKNGSVIIDVSIDMGGCFETSDVTSHDNPTFLKHGVLHYCVPNIPSRYARTASISISNIFTPYLLDIAEHGGLENSLRMDKRLKSGLYFYRGILTSRSVSEWFDIPFKDINLLFF, from the coding sequence ATGAGCAGCATTAATTTATCCAACAGTCCATTTACCCGCGAAGAGCTCCTCCCACAGGAGGAAAAACTGGAAATCCAAAAGAAAAAAGGAGCCCTTTTTATAGGTATTCCCAAAGAAAACCATTTTCAGGAAAAACGTGTTTGCCTTACTCCTGATGCCGTGAATGCCCTGACCTCAAATGGGCACCGCGTGCTTATGGAAAGCAAAGCCGGCATAGATGCGAAGTTTACTGATCATCATTATTCTGAAGCTGGTGCAGAAATTACTGCTGATACTGCAAAGGTATTTGGCTGCCCTATGATTTTAAAGGTTGAGCCACCGTCTCTTGATGAACTTGCCCTGATGAAACCGCAAACGGTTCTCATATCTGCGCTTCAGCTTAAAACACAATCAAAGGAATATTTTGAGGCATTGGCCACGAAGCGTATCACCGCACTCGCTTTTGAATTTATAAAGGATGATGATGGCACCTATCCTGCCGTACGGGCATTAAGTGAAATTGCGGGTACCGCGTCGGTTTTACTTGCGGCTGAGCTTATGTCTGCAAAAGGACAGGGAAATGGTCTTATGTTCGGTAATATTAGCGGTGTGCCCCCGGTAGAAGTTGTTATTCTGGGTGCTGGTACCGTAGGTGAATTTGCTACGCGTTCTGCCCTGGGACTTGGCGCCAATGTCAAAGTTTTTGATAACTCATTGACCAAGCTGCGCAATCTGCAAACCAATGTGGGCCGTACCATTTACACTTCAACAGTACAGCCTAAAAATCTTTTAAAAGCGCTAAGGCGCTGTGATGTTGCCATAGGAGCGGTACGTGGTAGGGACAGGGCTCCCATTGTCGTACCAGAACACATGGTTGAATATATGAAAAATGGTTCTGTTATTATAGATGTGAGTATTGATATGGGCGGTTGTTTTGAAACGAGCGACGTGACTTCCCACGACAATCCCACCTTTTTAAAACACGGTGTATTGCATTATTGTGTGCCGAATATTCCCTCTCGATATGCCCGTACCGCTTCCATATCTATCAGTAACATTTTTACCCCTTACTTACTTGATATCGCGGAACACGGTGGGCTGGAAAATAGTTTGAGAATGGACAAACGTTTAAAAAGCGGATTGTACTTTTACCGCGGAATCCTGACAAGCAGATCTGTTTCAGAATGGTTTGATATTCCCTTTAAAGACATCAATTTATTGTTCTTTTAG
- the tsaE gene encoding tRNA (adenosine(37)-N6)-threonylcarbamoyltransferase complex ATPase subunit type 1 TsaE encodes MEITYTLAEIDQVAKNIIAYCKHKTILFEGEMGAGKTTLIKSIVKNLGSLDSVSSPTFSIVNEYRDKNELPIYHFDFYRIEDSFEVGQLGLDDYFGQNCWTLIEWPQKINTFLPKPSHTVKLNSINNVKRMLTVS; translated from the coding sequence GTGGAAATAACATACACATTAGCAGAGATTGATCAAGTAGCAAAAAATATCATAGCCTACTGCAAACATAAAACAATATTGTTTGAGGGAGAAATGGGAGCGGGCAAAACAACCCTTATTAAATCCATTGTGAAAAACCTAGGCTCACTGGATTCTGTAAGCAGTCCTACTTTTTCTATTGTAAATGAGTATAGGGATAAAAATGAACTACCTATTTATCATTTTGATTTTTATAGAATAGAGGACAGTTTTGAAGTAGGTCAACTTGGACTTGACGATTATTTTGGACAAAACTGTTGGACACTAATAGAATGGCCACAAAAAATTAACACTTTTCTCCCAAAACCATCACATACGGTAAAACTGAACTCGATTAACAACGTAAAAAGAATGTTAACGGTTTCCTAA